The sequence GGGTCGAGCGTGTCGGGTGCCCGCATCACCTCCTGCCAGTTCTCCGCCCGGAGCCAGTGGTAGGGGTCCTCCCTGACGATGCCGTGGGTGGTCAGGGTGAGGGGGCGCTGTTCCGCGCGCGGCGCCGGCGCAGCCGCGGCATCGGAAAGGGGGCTATTGGGTGTCTTCAACATGGAGCGGAGGTAGGCGCTTTCATGGGTCTTGGCAAGGTGGCAGCGTGCTGCGAAACGGGGGCGCGCGTCATTCCGAGTGACCGGTGCACAAGCGTGCCCATGTGTGATAAAAGCGCGCCCATGAGCGACAGGTCCACAACGCTGCAGCCGTCCGCGAAGACGCGGACGGAGCGCCCGCGCCTTTACAAGGTGCTGCTTCTCAACGACGACTTCACGCCGCGCGAATTCGTCGTGGCGGTGCTCGCCTCCGAATTCCGGATGAGCGAGGACGAGGCGGTGCGGGTGATGATCACCGCCCATCAGCAGGGCGTGTGCGTCGTTGCCGTCTTCCCGCGCGATGTCGCCGAGACCAAGGCGACCCGTGCGACCGAGGCCGGGCGTGCTAACGGCTTTCCGCTGCGCTTCGAGACCGAGCCGGAGACCTGACCCGTCAGTTGGAGCGCAGGTAGAGCCGGTCGCTGGACAGGTCGAGCACCATCCGGTAGCCCAGTTCCTCCAGCCGGCGATGAGTCTCGCGGCCGTCCGGCGCACCGGCGAAATAGCCCTTGCTGAATTCCATGTAGATCAGCGTCGGCCGCGCGGAGCCAAGGCTCGACAGCACGGCGGCTTCCGCACCTTCGATATCCATGTGCAGCAGGTCGATGGCGGCGATGCCGAGCCCGGCGCACAGCGTGTCGAAGCGACGTCCCTCCACCTGCGTCGCCGCCTGCTGCGCCACATGCGAAAAGCGGCTGCGATAGGTGTCGGTATGGGCGTAGATCGAACCCTGGCCGAACACTTCACCGTCGATGGTCGCCGGGTGCCAGTCGACCGGCCCGTCCGTGGCACAGGCGGCGTAATTCAGCACTTCCACCCGTTCGCCGGCGAGATTGCCGCTGACCAGCGCGAAACGCTGCGGGTCGGCCTCCACCGTCACCACCCGGCAATCGGGAAAGGCGCGGGAAAAGCGGAAGGCATCGCCGCCGTCGAAAGAGCCGAGATCGATGATCGCCTTCGGCGAGATGCCGAGTTCGCCGAACCAGGCCGGGTTGAACCGCGAGTGGTAGAGTGTACGGGCGCCGCCGGCAGCCATCACCTCGTCATGCCCGTCTATCAGCGGCGGAGACATCAGTCCGGCACGGCGGGCGCGGAAGCGATTGGCAAGTTTGCGAAGGCTCACGCAGCGGACTCCTGACAAGGGGTTCCTGCGTTCTATAGCGCATGTGGCCGGGCGGCGACATGATGAATCGGCCCGCGCCAGTACCGCATGCGTCGGATTCTGAAAGGATTTTCGGCTCCCGCACGCCGCCTGGTCATTGCGGCGGGCAGACGACGTCCCCTGCGCGCACTGCCCCCACGCCGTCGATGGTCACGTCTGACGAGCCCACGACAACGCATCCTTCTGCCGGTGCGACGAACCGCACGGCCGGCTCGCCTTCCACGAAGACGCCCGGGACCGGCTCGAACAGACCCGGCGGGCACGCGGCCACGTCCGACAGGCGCAGTGCCGGGCGGCCGTTGATCATCACCGACGAGGCACCCGTTACGGCACAGGCCGGCATGTCCTGCGCCACGGCTGGCAGGGCGGGGGGTAGCAGTGCGAGAGCCAACGCGATCCGTATCGTCATGTGGCGACTTTGTGGTGCCCCCTTACGATGGTCGAACATACCGCTGTCCTCGAAAGTGCCATGTGCGCGTCGCGTGACGATCAGCCCTGTGAGGCTGCCGCGACGACGCCGCTCCCCGCGCAATCATCGATCCACGGCCTAGGGTTCAGACTCAATCATAGCCAGAATGCGACGAGTGTTGCGAGTGCGACAGCGGACAGGAAGTTCCTGGCGAGTTTGTCGTAGCGGGTTGCGACGCGGCGGAAGTCTTTCAGGCGGCAGAAGGCGTTTTTGATGAGATGGCGGCTCTTGTAACGCTTGGCGTCGTAGCGGAGCTTACGTTTGCGATTTGAGCGGCCTGAGATCACACGGCGGTCATCGACGCGCCGCGCGCCACCCTTGTTCCTCGGCAACAACGGCTCGATTACCGCCCATTGCTCATCGAAAAGCCAAAACAAGCGATCTCCAAACCTCCAATCCCGTGATTGGAAGCCTTGATTCTGATTTGCTACATCAAATCAACCAGATCAATGGGTTTTGACCCTAGTCGCTTTGATTGTTTTGGTTCAATTGAATCGCGTATTGGCGACTACCTGTCGGTCGTGCGCTCGGTGACCTCGCACCTGTCCGGGTTGCGGGCGTTCTTGCGGCACTTGTCCATCGCGACCTTATCGGCGCGGGCCTGCGTACGCTCGCCGACGCTCCAGCCGCAGCCCCTCATGCCGGTAATGGAGAAGGCACGGCCCTTCGCAAAGGCCGAATATTTTACCTGCTTGTACTTCATGCGGAAGCGCTTGAGACTGAAGGTGCAGCCGTAAAGGGCGCGCTGGGTCGGGTCGACGCCCGGAAAGTCGGGGTCGTTCCAAGATTTGGCAGAGGACGAATTCTGCGCCATGGCGCTGCCCGTCGAAATCGGCGTCATGAACGGCCCGCAGGCAACGACAAGTGCCGCAATGACGAGCGTCGGGATGGTCCTTGATGTCTGCTT comes from Stappia sp. 28M-7 and encodes:
- a CDS encoding FkbM family methyltransferase, with the translated sequence MSLRKLANRFRARRAGLMSPPLIDGHDEVMAAGGARTLYHSRFNPAWFGELGISPKAIIDLGSFDGGDAFRFSRAFPDCRVVTVEADPQRFALVSGNLAGERVEVLNYAACATDGPVDWHPATIDGEVFGQGSIYAHTDTYRSRFSHVAQQAATQVEGRRFDTLCAGLGIAAIDLLHMDIEGAEAAVLSSLGSARPTLIYMEFSKGYFAGAPDGRETHRRLEELGYRMVLDLSSDRLYLRSN
- a CDS encoding PAAR domain-containing protein; protein product: MFDHRKGAPQSRHMTIRIALALALLPPALPAVAQDMPACAVTGASSVMINGRPALRLSDVAACPPGLFEPVPGVFVEGEPAVRFVAPAEGCVVVGSSDVTIDGVGAVRAGDVVCPPQ
- the clpS gene encoding ATP-dependent Clp protease adapter ClpS, encoding MSDRSTTLQPSAKTRTERPRLYKVLLLNDDFTPREFVVAVLASEFRMSEDEAVRVMITAHQQGVCVVAVFPRDVAETKATRATEAGRANGFPLRFETEPET